The following is a genomic window from Vibrio sinaloensis.
GTTCCATATCGATGGTATCCGTGTCGATGCGGTGGCGTCGATGCTCTATCTCGACTATTCACGCAGCCATGACCAATGGGTACCGAATGTCGATGGCGGAAACGAAAACTATGATGCTATCGCCACCCTGAAGTGGATGAATGAGGAAGTGTACAAATACTTCCCTAACGCGATGACGATTGCAGAAGAGTCCACTGCGTTTCCAGGTGTTTCTGCACCGACGTTTATGGGCGGCTTAGGGTTTGGTTTTAAGTGGAATATGGGTTGGATGCACGACTCGCTCTCCTATATTCAACAAGATCCTGTTCATCGCAAATACCATCACGATACCATCACCTTCCCGCTTGTTTATGCACATAGTGAAAACTACGTGTTGTCGTTATCCCACGATGAAGTGGTGTATGGCAAAGGTTCGATTCACAATAAGATGCCGGGTGATGAATGGCAGCAAACCGCCAACTTACGTGCCTATTTGGGTTATATGTATGCGCAGCCGGGTAAAAAGCTTAACTTTATGGGGGCGGAGTTTGGTCAAACCGGTGAGTGGAATCACGATGACCAATTACAATGGTTCTTGCTTGATTTTGAACGTCACCAAGGTGTGCAGTCGCTAACACGTGATCTTAATAAGCTTTATACCAGTGAAAAAGCCTTGTATGAGCTCGACAGTGAGCCGCGCGGTTTTGAATGGCGTCTACAGGATTCGGCCGATGCGTCTATCTTAGCTCATGAACGTTTGAGTGATAGTGGTGAACGCATTTTGGTGATCAGTAACTTTACTCCGGTACCACATGATGCGTTCCGACTTGGTGTCCCAATCAAGGGCACTTATCAGTTGCTACTCAATACCGATGATGCCAAGTACCACGGTAGTGGTTATCAAGTGCTGGATACGGTCAGCAGCGAAGCGAAAGAGAGTCAAGGTTTAGCTCAGTCGCTGACACTGAAGATTCCACCGTTGGCTACCGTGTTCTACAAATTGAAACTGAGTTAAACGAAATGAGTTAAGTGAAATAATGCCCAGCGTTAACGCTGGGCATTTTTTTATTCATTGATGCCGGGGTGAGTCAGGCCTTGATAGTCAGCCAGCTGTTGGCGCAGGCCTTCAAAAGTTTTTCGTGCACTCGATTTGGCTAACTTATTGACCAACCAATTCGGCAGTGCACCACCTGGGTTCGCATACGCCCGATACTCTACCATAGTGGTGCCATCATTGATCTTTTGAAGCGTCCAGCGCGCGTCGACCTCGCGGATACGAATGTAGCCAGCTTGCTCCGCCACTGCCGAATCGGGAGCGTCTTGGATGTGCAATATTAATCCCAGCTCATCTTGCCAATATTTCGAGTAGGTCACCATATCGCGATCTCTGGCTGGCCAGGGCGCTTTAAACTGGGTGTAGACGATGTTTTCGTTTGCTGAGATTTGCTCCACTACTTCACTGTGGCTGACGTTATCTACCCAGCTTGGCACATTATCGGTATCTTCAAGTAAACGTAAAAAGGCACTATAGCTGGTTGGGGTGAACATTCGAGCGCGTATTTCGACCAAGCCTTGTTTGTGTTCACGCCAATATACTGATATTCCCTCTCTGTCACTATCAAACTGCCAATGAGTGCTGGCGTGCACCGAGTGGCAGAGCAAAAAAGGCAAGATCAATAGGGAAAGGCTTGTCCATAAGCGTGGCATACCGGTTCTCACATCGTCCATTATTATCACCAGAGTAAAACAACCGCATCCGATTGCCTAGTGATTGACCCGCCCACGCAATGACTTAGTTTGTGATTTGATGTTTTTGCTTTTTAGGCGTCGTTCTTTGGATGCACGGGTTGGCTTGGTTTCGCGGCGTTTCTTCTGCACCACCATCGCGGAGCGGATAAGCTCCGCCAAGCGATTGAGGGCATCCTCTTTGTTCTGTTCTTGAGTACGAAACTGCTGCGCTTTAATAGTGATGACCCCCTCTTTAGACAGACGAGAATCATTGAGCGCGAGAATACGTTGTTTGTAGATGTCCGGTAAGGTCGAGTGTTTAACGTCAAACTGCAGATGAATCGCTGAGGAAACCTTGTTGACGTTCTGACCTCCGGCCCCTTGTGCGCGAATGGCAGTCAGTTGGACTTCCCAGGATTGCAGGGTCACGGTGTTAGATATGGTTAGCATCAATAGTTAGCTATCGGCAAAAAAGCCATTGTAACCCATTTGCCGTGGGTGACTCTAATGGTGCACGCAAATGATTTTGTCAGGCTCGCTGTTGACAAGGAACAGGCAAGCAACTCAGAGAAAGACAACGCTCGCCCCGCTCAATGCGGGGCGGATGCGGTTAGACAAGCGTCGCCGCGGTTTGATCGCCCATCGCGAATAATCGGTCTAAGATCTTTTCCCCATCTGCACGCAGCCCGTTATGCTCATACTCGTTGGTAATCCAGGCTTTGGCGTTAGGTATCAAGGCTAGGGTTTCGCGGCTGATGTCCATTTCAACAAACATGTCGTCTGCGTAGACTGCGCAGCTAACTGGCACTGAGTTACGCGCCAGTACGTGTTCATGGTATAGAGCAGGCCAATCCTGCTTCGCTGCCAACAGTTCGGCGGCTTGTTTGAGCGGCTGCAAGTTTTTGTATTGGTCAAACATCCAAGGGAACACCATTTCACCGGTAAAGTAGAAAGGCTGCCCTTTTTGATAGTTGAACTCAGGCAGGCTTTGGCGAATGCGATGCGCGCTCCACTGTGAGGCGAAACCTTGGCAGTAAATAGATTCATGGAGAATCGCGTAGATAGGATTGGTTTGAAATCCTTGTTCCATCAACATATTACTGAGAAATTCCTCGCGCAGTTGTGCTTTACCGTTGACCTCAATCAGAGCGTTTTCAAGCGCATAGTAGGTCGGGAGGAATGAATCTGACACGCCGAAGTTGATGCCCAACTGTTGGAACTGCTCGACAGTAAAGCGCTGGCCGTTGGGCAGATACTCTTCATGCTCAAGCAAGTGGTCGGCAATTTGCTGACACAACAGCTGCGCTTGGGGAAACTGCTGAAAAAACGCTCGGTTTTTCTCCATGGTGCGTTTGAAGGTGGCGCGATAGACATCATCCGGATGACGAGAGAGGGAAGGCACCCCGCCTGTGATGTAACTGCGAGTTAAACTCTCCGGAAACATCGATAAGTAGGTCAGTGAGCAAAAGCCGCCAAAGCTCTGTCCCAGAATGGCCCATTGTTCGATGCCAAACTGTTGGCGAATCAACTCGGCGTCACGCACGATATTATCGGCACGAAAATGCGCTAGGTAATCGGCTTGTTGTTGCGGTGACAAATGAGCCAAGGTTTGCTGATTAATCACACTACTATTGCCAGTGCCACGCTGATCGAGGAGCAAGACTCGATATTGCTGCAAGGCGCGTTTTACCCAGCCGTTGTTGCCATTTTGTCGTGGCGACGGGAACCCCGGACCGCCCTGAAAGTAAACCAGCCAAGGTTTGTTTTGTTCGCCATCACTGGTGAGTTTGAGCTCACGGGCAAAGACGGTAATCGTGCCTTTGCTGGCGTCAGAGTAATCAAGCGGTGCGGTAAAGGAGTGCGGAGTATAAGTGACTCCAGCATCAGTAAAGGATAGTGCGTTCATTGTGTTGTTTTTGCATCCGTGACGGTAGGAGCCGCTAGTTTAACGTGTTGTTTAGCGCAGACCAATGCTCTTGGGGCAAAGGCTCTTATTCAAAATTTTTGAACGAGAGGCTCTAATCTACACGCTCATCTTTTATTTCTGTTGGCTTAGACTTATCCCATACCAATTAGGGAGGACAAGCTATGAGCGTGATGCGTAGTGTCAATCAAATCATCAGAACCCATGCCACTTCAGATGGCGATGGCGTTAAAATTCAACGTGTCGCTGGGTTCAATAATCAGCAGTTTTCACCTTTTTTGATGGTGGACGAACTTAAGTCTGACCAGCGTGCAGATTATGTTGGTGGCTTTCCTCCACACCCTCATCGAGGCATTGAAACCTTAACCTATATGCTCAAAGGCCATTTCCAACATCGTGACCATATGGGCAACGTGGGTGAATTAAGAACCGGTGGCGCGCAATGGATGGCGGCGGGACGCGGCGTGATTCACAGTGAAATGCCGATTATGGAAGAGGGCGAGCTACATGGTTTCCAAATTTGGATTAACCAGCCTGCTCGCGACAAAATGAAGCCAGCTCAATACCACGACTTTCAACCGGAGACGATTACTGAACATCAAAGTGATCATACTGGGTTGCTGCGCGTACTAGCAGGTAACATTGTCGCCAATGAGCAAGAATTGGCCGGCCCACTGGACAAAACCGGTGTCGATCTCAGTGTCACAGACTGGCGAGCCAATTCAGGACAGCAACTGACTCTGACAGTGCCGGAGACACACAACATGATGGTGCTTAGCTATCGTGGTGACATTCAGATTGGCACACAAACAGTCAAACAAGGTGAGCTGGCCTTGTTAAGTAAAGGCGGCAAAGTGGAACTGTCGACACAAGCTGACAGCGGCGCGTTGATCTTTGCTGGAGAGCCGATCGATGAACCTGTAGTCCACTATGGCCCATTTGTGATGAACAGTATGGCTGAAATCGAACAAGCAGTTCGAGACTACAACATGGGGTTATTTGAAACTTACTAAGTCGCCAGCCCAGCGCACAATTTGATTGGGGTCGCTGTTCGACCTCGCCAACACAAAAGCCAACTATCCACTGCCAGTTGTTTTTGTTTTGCCGCACCTTTTTAGGCGCGGCTTTTTTATGGTTGCAATATCGTTCAATACTTGAGGCTCCCGTCGTCCTACGCTGATGGCAAATAGGAGGAGTCGATGAATAATATTGTAATCGCGATGTTTGCATTTGCCTTAGTCGGTGCAGCAACGCCGGGTCCGGTCAACTTATTAGCGACCACGACTGCCATGCGAAGCGGTCACCGAGAAGCGGCAAAATTGGTTGTTGGGGCGTCAGTCGCTTACGCCATCGTAGTGTTCGTTTGTGGGCAATTGATGCAGCAAATCATCGATTGGCTGCCAGCGTTAAGTCTCTTTATGCGCTGGTTCGGTAGCGCTTTTTTGCTTTATTTGGCTTATCAAATATTCACTGCGCCCGTGGGTGACCTAACTCAGAAGTCATCTTCGTTATCAGGCTGGTGGGTAGGTTCGCTTAGCCAGATGCTCAATCCCAAAGCTTGGTTAGTGGCAATGTCGGGAGTGAGTCTCTACGTGTTTGGGCAACAGTCTCCTCAGCAGTGGTTGTGGATCTTTACGCTTGTTTCTCTGATCTGCTGCCTTATTGGCGTTGGTTTATGGGCGATGGCTGGTCGGTGGTTGGCCAATTATCTTCATCAGCCCAGTCGTCAAATTGCCTTTAATCGGTTTATGGCGACCACACTCGCGCTATCTGTTAGCATGATCTGGTCGAGTTAGCGCAAAGGAGCTGCGTATGAAGCGAGATAACAGCGCACATTTTAAGCAAAGCACTATGGTGCCTTGGATAGAGTTGCGAATCGCAAATCATAGTAGTGCGTGCTATCAAGCCCACTCCCACGATGAATTTTCATTCGGTCTTATCCAACATGGACGCGCGCAATATCATAATCATCATCATCGCCACCATATCGGTAAAGGTGATTTGGTCACGATTAATCCTGCGGATGTACACGCCTGTAATCCTGAAGCAGGCCTTTGGTCCTATAGTATGTTGTTTGTTGATGCGGAGCAGATGGGGCGGGTGCAGCAAGAGATCAGTGACAACCATCGCCACGACTATCTGCCCTTTCGAGCGGCATTTGAACGTGACCCCGAGCTCAAACACAGGTTTGTTTGTCTGTTACACGATGTGCAGTCTGATGCCAGCCAAATGCAAATCGAAACTCGTTTGTACGATTTTATCGCAGCAACATTTGGTGATACCAACCAGGCGTTCAGACAGATGCCGACCCCAGACATCCAAAGGGTGAGAGAAAAGCTGCTTGATGATGTCAGTAGCGTACATCAACTGGATCAACTTGCAGAGGAAGCGCAGTTGAGTCGCTATCAGTTGTTACGCGCATT
Proteins encoded in this region:
- a CDS encoding helix-turn-helix transcriptional regulator; translation: MKRDNSAHFKQSTMVPWIELRIANHSSACYQAHSHDEFSFGLIQHGRAQYHNHHHRHHIGKGDLVTINPADVHACNPEAGLWSYSMLFVDAEQMGRVQQEISDNHRHDYLPFRAAFERDPELKHRFVCLLHDVQSDASQMQIETRLYDFIAATFGDTNQAFRQMPTPDIQRVREKLLDDVSSVHQLDQLAEEAQLSRYQLLRAFKQYYGLPPHAYLMDEKIKRAKVMLKSGEGIVDIAHALGFADQAHFQRQFKRKIAVTPKYYQSHFVES
- a CDS encoding START domain-containing protein, yielding MPRLWTSLSLLILPFLLCHSVHASTHWQFDSDREGISVYWREHKQGLVEIRARMFTPTSYSAFLRLLEDTDNVPSWVDNVSHSEVVEQISANENIVYTQFKAPWPARDRDMVTYSKYWQDELGLILHIQDAPDSAVAEQAGYIRIREVDARWTLQKINDGTTMVEYRAYANPGGALPNWLVNKLAKSSARKTFEGLRQQLADYQGLTHPGINE
- a CDS encoding LysE family translocator, with protein sequence MNNIVIAMFAFALVGAATPGPVNLLATTTAMRSGHREAAKLVVGASVAYAIVVFVCGQLMQQIIDWLPALSLFMRWFGSAFLLYLAYQIFTAPVGDLTQKSSSLSGWWVGSLSQMLNPKAWLVAMSGVSLYVFGQQSPQQWLWIFTLVSLICCLIGVGLWAMAGRWLANYLHQPSRQIAFNRFMATTLALSVSMIWSS
- the arfB gene encoding alternative ribosome rescue aminoacyl-tRNA hydrolase ArfB; the protein is MLTISNTVTLQSWEVQLTAIRAQGAGGQNVNKVSSAIHLQFDVKHSTLPDIYKQRILALNDSRLSKEGVITIKAQQFRTQEQNKEDALNRLAELIRSAMVVQKKRRETKPTRASKERRLKSKNIKSQTKSLRGRVNH
- a CDS encoding alpha/beta fold hydrolase, coding for MNALSFTDAGVTYTPHSFTAPLDYSDASKGTITVFARELKLTSDGEQNKPWLVYFQGGPGFPSPRQNGNNGWVKRALQQYRVLLLDQRGTGNSSVINQQTLAHLSPQQQADYLAHFRADNIVRDAELIRQQFGIEQWAILGQSFGGFCSLTYLSMFPESLTRSYITGGVPSLSRHPDDVYRATFKRTMEKNRAFFQQFPQAQLLCQQIADHLLEHEEYLPNGQRFTVEQFQQLGINFGVSDSFLPTYYALENALIEVNGKAQLREEFLSNMLMEQGFQTNPIYAILHESIYCQGFASQWSAHRIRQSLPEFNYQKGQPFYFTGEMVFPWMFDQYKNLQPLKQAAELLAAKQDWPALYHEHVLARNSVPVSCAVYADDMFVEMDISRETLALIPNAKAWITNEYEHNGLRADGEKILDRLFAMGDQTAATLV
- a CDS encoding pirin family protein, with translation MSVMRSVNQIIRTHATSDGDGVKIQRVAGFNNQQFSPFLMVDELKSDQRADYVGGFPPHPHRGIETLTYMLKGHFQHRDHMGNVGELRTGGAQWMAAGRGVIHSEMPIMEEGELHGFQIWINQPARDKMKPAQYHDFQPETITEHQSDHTGLLRVLAGNIVANEQELAGPLDKTGVDLSVTDWRANSGQQLTLTVPETHNMMVLSYRGDIQIGTQTVKQGELALLSKGGKVELSTQADSGALIFAGEPIDEPVVHYGPFVMNSMAEIEQAVRDYNMGLFETY